From a single Aestuariibius sp. HNIBRBA575 genomic region:
- a CDS encoding ribokinase, translating to MTIWNLGSINQDIVYSVPHIPAPGETLASTKRDVFMGGKGANMSVAAARAGAQVKHIGAVGVDGRWAVDRLTEYGVDTRFIAQVDTHTAQAIIAVDPQGENAIILDPGANDAIPINLMRSAIGSAERGDWLICQNETCLQVETAKLAHELGLKVAYAAAPFDADQVRAVLPYLDFLIMNAVEMEQLFQSTGLNVADLGVETVIVTTGGDGGFVFLQQNDWDAQEYQAIPVDAVDTTGAGDTFTGYVLAGLDRGLPLWDAVDLATRAGALMVMRHGTADVIPDLKEVRAFKP from the coding sequence ATGACGATTTGGAACCTCGGTTCGATAAACCAAGATATCGTGTATTCGGTGCCGCATATTCCGGCGCCGGGTGAAACGCTGGCATCGACCAAACGCGATGTGTTTATGGGCGGCAAAGGGGCAAATATGTCCGTGGCCGCTGCCCGGGCTGGCGCGCAGGTCAAACATATCGGTGCGGTTGGGGTTGATGGACGCTGGGCGGTGGATCGGCTGACGGAATATGGGGTCGATACCCGGTTCATCGCGCAGGTTGACACACATACGGCGCAGGCCATCATTGCCGTTGATCCTCAGGGTGAAAACGCGATCATCCTTGATCCCGGGGCAAATGATGCAATCCCGATCAACCTGATGCGCAGCGCGATTGGGTCTGCTGAACGTGGTGACTGGCTGATCTGTCAGAACGAAACCTGTTTGCAGGTCGAAACCGCAAAATTGGCCCATGAACTGGGACTAAAGGTGGCCTATGCGGCCGCGCCTTTTGATGCGGACCAAGTGCGTGCTGTTCTGCCTTATCTGGATTTCCTGATCATGAACGCGGTTGAGATGGAACAATTGTTTCAATCAACAGGGCTGAACGTCGCGGATTTGGGCGTCGAAACCGTGATTGTCACGACCGGCGGCGATGGCGGGTTTGTGTTTTTGCAACAAAACGACTGGGACGCGCAGGAATATCAGGCCATTCCCGTCGATGCTGTGGACACAACGGGCGCTGGGGATACGTTCACTGGCTACGTTCTGGCGGGGCTGGATCGCGGATTACCGCTATGGGATGCGGTTGATTTGGCGACCCGGGCTGGGGCACTGATGGTGATGCGTCATGGCACGGCGGACGTGATCCCGGACCTCAAAGAAGTCCGGGCGTTTAAGCCTTAG
- the msrA gene encoding peptide-methionine (S)-S-oxide reductase MsrA — MLGAAIAIGVAMQCGQAQARDVQTMVVAGGCFWCVESDFESVTGVIEAVSGYTGGSTENPTYRQVTRGGTGHYEAVEITYDADRVSYRQLLDLFFRSVDPTDAGGQFCDRGDSYRTAIFVSNSAQQAQAEAALSAAQSELGQRIVTPILSASHFYDAEDYHQDYYEGRNIVVTRAGPKRQSEAYKFYREGCGRDARVRQLWGNNAPFVDNH; from the coding sequence ATGCTGGGTGCCGCGATTGCGATCGGGGTTGCAATGCAATGTGGACAGGCGCAGGCGCGCGACGTTCAGACCATGGTGGTTGCAGGCGGTTGTTTCTGGTGCGTCGAAAGCGATTTTGAAAGCGTCACAGGCGTGATCGAAGCGGTGTCTGGCTACACCGGTGGATCCACTGAAAACCCAACCTATCGTCAGGTGACCCGCGGCGGTACAGGGCATTACGAAGCTGTGGAAATCACCTATGACGCAGATCGCGTCAGCTATCGCCAATTGCTGGATCTGTTTTTCCGGTCCGTCGATCCCACGGATGCGGGCGGTCAATTCTGTGATCGCGGTGACAGCTATCGCACGGCTATATTCGTCTCTAATTCAGCGCAACAGGCCCAAGCAGAGGCTGCTCTGTCAGCTGCGCAATCAGAATTGGGGCAACGCATCGTGACCCCTATTCTGTCTGCCAGCCATTTTTATGACGCAGAGGATTACCACCAAGACTACTATGAGGGTCGCAATATCGTGGTGACCCGTGCTGGCCCAAAACGCCAATCAGAGGCGTATAAATTCTATCGTGAAGGCTGTGGCCGGGATGCACGTGTGCGTCAGCTCTGGGGCAATAACGCACCCTTTGTCGATAACCACTAA
- a CDS encoding SCP2 sterol-binding domain-containing protein, producing the protein MTLTDLLPKLQKGLSTRPFDGSLKFDCGADGVIVLADGTASGQDRETDCTIKISAGNLHKLLAGKLNPMTGVMMGKLKVSGNVGVAMKLGDLLKS; encoded by the coding sequence ATGACCCTAACTGACCTACTGCCCAAACTGCAAAAGGGCCTGTCCACACGTCCGTTTGACGGATCGTTGAAATTCGATTGCGGCGCGGATGGCGTGATCGTTCTGGCGGATGGCACCGCGTCGGGACAGGATCGGGAAACCGATTGCACGATCAAAATATCCGCTGGAAACTTGCACAAATTGCTGGCCGGTAAACTGAACCCGATGACCGGTGTGATGATGGGCAAGCTAAAAGTGTCCGGCAATGTGGGCGTCGCAATGAAGCTGGGCGACCTGCTAAAGTCCTGA
- a CDS encoding argininosuccinate synthase, translating to MSAPKKVVLAYSGGLDTSIILKWLQTEYGCEVVTFTADLGQGEELEPARKKAEMMGASEIYIEDLREEFVRDFVFPMFRANALYEGLYLLGTSIARPLISKRLVEIAQATGADAVSHGATGKGNDQVRFELACYALNPDIAVVAPWREWDLSSRTKLIDFAEKHQIPIAKDKRGEAPFSVDANLLHTSSEGKVLEDPAEEAPEYVHQRTVAVEDAPDTPEMIEVTFEKGDAVAINGEAMSPATILTKLNELGGKHGIGRLDLVENRFVGMKSRGIYETPGGTVLLEAHRGIEQITLDSGAGHLKDSIMPRYAELIYNGFWYSPEREMLQALIDKSQEHVTGTVRVKLYKGAARTVARWSDHSLYSEEHVTFEDDLGAYDQADAQGFIQLNALRLKLLADRKRRLD from the coding sequence ATGTCCGCGCCTAAAAAAGTCGTCCTCGCCTATTCAGGTGGGCTTGATACGTCGATCATTTTGAAATGGCTTCAAACCGAATACGGTTGCGAAGTTGTCACCTTTACCGCTGACCTTGGTCAGGGCGAAGAGTTGGAACCAGCACGCAAAAAAGCCGAGATGATGGGCGCGTCTGAGATTTACATCGAAGACCTGCGCGAAGAGTTCGTGCGCGACTTTGTGTTCCCAATGTTCCGCGCCAACGCCCTGTACGAGGGTCTGTATCTGCTGGGCACATCCATCGCACGTCCGCTGATTTCCAAACGTCTGGTTGAAATCGCTCAGGCCACAGGTGCCGACGCCGTGTCCCATGGCGCCACCGGCAAAGGCAACGATCAGGTTCGGTTCGAACTGGCCTGTTACGCCCTGAACCCTGACATCGCTGTGGTTGCGCCTTGGCGTGAATGGGACCTGTCCAGCCGAACCAAACTGATTGATTTCGCTGAGAAACATCAGATCCCGATCGCCAAAGATAAACGCGGCGAAGCACCGTTTAGTGTGGATGCCAACCTGCTGCACACATCGTCCGAAGGCAAAGTTCTGGAAGATCCCGCAGAAGAAGCGCCAGAATATGTGCACCAGCGGACCGTCGCCGTTGAGGACGCGCCAGACACGCCAGAAATGATCGAAGTGACCTTTGAAAAAGGGGACGCAGTTGCGATCAATGGCGAAGCGATGTCCCCCGCGACCATCCTGACCAAGTTGAACGAACTGGGTGGCAAACACGGTATCGGTCGGCTTGATCTGGTGGAAAACCGGTTTGTTGGCATGAAATCCCGCGGCATCTATGAAACGCCCGGCGGTACGGTTCTGCTAGAGGCGCATCGCGGCATCGAACAGATCACCCTGGACAGCGGCGCTGGTCATCTGAAAGATTCGATCATGCCGCGCTACGCAGAGCTGATCTATAACGGATTCTGGTATTCGCCAGAGCGTGAAATGCTACAGGCCCTGATCGACAAATCCCAAGAGCACGTGACCGGCACCGTTCGGGTTAAGCTTTACAAAGGTGCGGCGCGCACTGTTGCACGTTGGTCCGATCACAGCCTCTATTCAGAAGAGCACGTCACCTTCGAAGACGATCTGGGCGCCTATGATCAAGCGGACGCGCAGGGTTTTATTCAGTTGAACGCATTGCGTCTGAAACTGCTGGCTGATCGCAAACGTCGTTTGGACTAA